CGAGGCTGAGAACCGCCCTCGGCGACCCGCTGTTCGCTCGCAACGGACGCGGCATCGTGCCCACCCCGCGCGCCGCCGAGCTGGCCCCCGTCCTGGCCCGTGCCCTGCGTGACCTGGACCACGCCGTCCATGGGGAAGCCTTCAACCCCGCCACCACCACACGACAGTTTTCGCTGGCCATCGCGGATGCGGGGCAGATGGTGCGGCTGCCGAGCATCGCCACGCGCCTGGCCGCCGAAATGCCCAACGCCAGCCTGCGGGTGGTGGGCATCGACACCCTGCTCGCGGGGGGTGGGCTGGCCGGCGGTGAGGTCGACGTCGCCATCGCCGTCGGAGAGCAGTCCTCCGGCATGCACCTGGAGCCGCTGTACCGGGAGCGCACCGTCCTGGTGGCACGACAAGCGCACCCCCTGGTGGGCGATCGCGTCTCCGCGAAGGTGCTGGCCACCGTGCGTCACGTCGAGGTGCATGTGGCGCCCGGCAAGGGCTACCGCGGCCTCCCCGACGCCTATGCCCGTCTGGGGATTCCACGCGACATCGCGCTGGTCGTGCCGAGCTTCAGCGCCGCCGCCGCGGTCGTCTCCGAGACGGATTGGGTCGCAACCCTGCCCGCCTCACTGGTCGCCCGGCTCGGCCCCCGCCTGGGCATCCGCTCCGTGCAGGGCCCTGTCGCGCCCCTCTCCCTCACCCTCAACCTGTGGTGGCACGAGCGCACCCAGACGAATCCCGCCATGGTCGCTTTCCGCGACCTCATCCGGCGCGCCACGGCCCCCGCGCGGACTCGCTCGCCCTCGAGGCCCCGGAAGCGTTGAGCCACGCCCTCACGCCTTCTTCAACACCGCCAGGAAGCGCGCGTCCGCGATGTGCGTGCCCTCGAAGTCCTCCAGCCGCACCGGGATCCACTCGCGGGCCTTGTCCCCCTTCTGCTGGAGCGCGGCGTCCAGGGTGGTGAACACGTCGGCGGGCGGCTCGCAGATGGCGCGCACGCCGCCCTTGGCCTTCGCGTGGAAGGACACCTGCAGCTCGTTCACCAGCGCCAGGTAGCGGCCGGGAGGGAAGCGGCGGAAGAGCCACAGGCCCATCGTCAGCTCCATCACCGTCACCTGCACGCCCAGGTACACGCTCTTCACGTGGTTGCGCGTGCGCCGCTTCAGCGGCACCGATGCCTGCGCACGAGCATCCGAGGCGTCCTCCACCCGGATGCCCATCACCGCCGACAGCGGGATGATGTTCTTCACCGCCACCGTCAGCAGCGCGTTCGCCGCGCTGGGTGACACCTGGCGAAGCCGTTCCACGAGGTCGAGAGCAAGCATGGCCGCATCGTACCGCGCCAACGCCCGCTTGCCTGCCCTCCAGGCATCAAACGTGGACTGGCAATCCCGAGAGGAATCCCCACCTTCGTTTGACCTTCTGGAGGAGCGACGCACCATGAACTTTTCGAGCCATGTGAATCTCCCCGCCGACGCGCGTGAGGAGCTCATCGATTCCCTCAACACCCTGCTGGCGGACGCCATCGACCTGCACTGGCAAGTCAAGCAAGCGCACTGGAACATCCGCGGCCGGCACTTCTACAGCCGCCACGAACTGTTCGACGACCTGGCCAAGCACGCGCGCAAGCAGGCCGACGAGTTCGCCGAGCGCGCGGGCACGCTGGGCGGCTACGCCGAGGGCACCATCCGCCTGGCGGCCAAGAACAGCGAGCTGCCCGAATACGACCTCAAGGCCGTGGACGGCGACGACCACCTCAAGGCCCTGGTGGACCGCTTCGCCCGCTACGGCGCCAGCATCCGCAACGGCATCCACCGCTCCGACGAGCTGAACGACCCAGTCACCTCCGACCTCCTCACCCAGACGCTGGGCGTGGTCGAGCTGGACCTCTGGTTCCTCGAGAGCCACCTGAACGGCCAGCCCCGGGCGGGCGCCCGCGCGGGCGGCGACGTCCGGGCCGAGGGCCGCTCCCCCAACGCCTGAACGGAGCGTTGACCACCGGAAGGCCCCCGCGCGCCTGCTCAAGAGCAAGCGCGCGGGCGGGCTCCAGCATATAGAAGGCGTCCTCTGAGCCTGGAGGGCGCCTTTTGACTTCACAGCAGACGCGAATGGACGGGAAGGTGTGCCTCATCACCGGGGCCACCGGTGGAATTGGTCTGGAATCGGCCAAGGCGCTCGCGCGCATGGGCGCCACGGTGGTGCTGGTGGGCCGGGACCCCGGCCGCACCGAGGCCGCCGTCGCCACCGTGAAGGAGGCCGCGCCCGGCGCCCAGGTGGACTGGCTCCGCGCGGACCTCACGTCCCTGAAGTCCGTGCGGGCGCTGGCACAGACGTTCCGTGAGCGGTACTCGCGGCTGGACGTGCTGCTGAACAACGCCGGGCTCATCATCGACCAGCGGCAGGTGACCGAGGACGGGCTGGAGGCCACCCTGGCCACCAACCACTTCGCGCCCTTCCTCCTCACGAACCTGCTGCTGGACGTGATGAAGGCCACCGGCCCCGCGCGCATCATCACCGTGTCGTCGGATGCCCACGTCGCCGGCAAGCTCGACTTCAACGACCTGCAGAGTGAGAAGGGCTACTTCGGCTTCCGCGTGTACGGCGCGTCGAAGCTGGCCAACATCCTGTTCACCCGCGCGCTGGCGAAGCGGCTGCAAGGCACGCAGGTGACGGCCAATTGCCTGCACCCGGGCGTGGTGCGCACGGGCTTTGGCCACAACACGCAAGGGTTCTTCCGCCACATCGTCAAACTGGGCGCGGCCTTCATGCTTTCGGCGGAGAAGGGAGCGCGGACGTCCATCTACCTGGCGTCCTCGCCCGAAGTGGAGTCAGTGTCCGGGCAGTACTTCTACAAATGCCGTCCGAGGAAGCCGTCGTCCGCAGCGCGGAACGACGCGGACGCGGAGCGGCTCTGGCAAGTGAGCGAGCAGCTCACGGGAGTGAAGGCATGATCGACCTCTACACGTTCGCGACGCCCAACGGGCAGAAGGTATCCATCGCGCTGGAGGAGCTGGGCCTCCAGTACAAGACACACGTGGTGGACATCACGAAGGGCGAGCAGTTCAAGCCCGAGTTCCTGGCCATCAACCCCAACAACAAGATTCCGGCCATCGTCGACCACGCGACGCAGGACCACCGTCCGCTCACCGTGTTCGAGTCCGGCGCCATCCTCATCTATCTGGCGGAGAAGACGGGCCAGCTCCTGCCGTCCAACCAGCGGGGCCGCGCCGAGGTCATGGAGTGGCTGATGTTCCAGATGGGCGGCGTGGGCCCCATGTTCGGACAGCTCAACCACTTCGCCCGCTTCGCGCCCAAGAAGGTTCCGTACGGCATCGAGCGCTACCACGCCGAGTCCCAGCGACTGGTGGGCGTGCTCAATGGGAAGCTCGGCTCCGGGGACTACGTGGCGGGCCGCTACTCCATCGCGGACATCGCCCTGTACCCGTGGGTGGCGGGCACCCGCTCCTACTTCCCCGAGCTCTTCCAGGGCCACAGCAACGTCGTGCAGTGGCTCCACCGCGTGGGCAGCCGACCCGCCGTGGAGCGCGGCATGAAGGTTCCGCAGCTCAACAAGTAACCCCTCGCCGTTTCCCGGGGGCGCGGTGGCTGGATGGTCGCCGCGCCCTCGCGTGTTCTTCCCTGCCATGGCCACGCTCGAACAGCTCCGCTTCGACAACACCTACGCCCACCTGCCCGCCGGGTTCGGCGCACGCGTCCAGCCCAGTCCCTTCCCGGACGCGAAGCTGGTGAGCGTCAATCCCTCCGCCCTGAAGCTCCTGGACCTGACGCCCGAGGAGGCACTGCGGCCGGAGTTCGTCGCCGCCCTCGGCGGCGCCCAGCCGCTGCCGGGGATGGAGCCCTTCGCCATGGTGTACGCGGGGCATCAGTTCGGCGTGTACGTGCCACGGCTCGGCGATGGCCGCGCCATCCTGCTGGGCGAGGTGCGCAACGCGGCGGGCGCGAAGTGGGACCTGCACCTCAAGGGCGGCGGCCCCACGCCCTTCTCGCGCGGCGGTGACGGGCGCGCGGTGCTGCGCTCCACCATCCGGGAATACCTCTGCGGCGAGGCCATGCACGGCCTGGGCATCCCCACCACGCGGGGCCTGGGCATCCTCGGCAGCCACGCGCCCGTGTACCGCGAGGCGGTGGAGACGGGCGCGATGCTGGTGCGCATGGCGCCGTCGCACGTGCGCTTCGGCACCTTCGAGTTCTTCCATTACACCGAGCAGACCGAGCACGTGGCCACGCTGGCGGACCACGTCATCACCGAGCACTTCCCGCACCTGGCGGGCCAGGAAGGCCGCTTCGCGCGCTTCTACGCGGAGGTGGTGGAGCGCACCGCGCGGCTCATCGCCCAATGGCAGGCGGTGGGCTTCGCGCACGGGGTGATGAACACGGACAACATGTCCATCCTGGGCCTCACGCTGGACTACGGCCCGTTTGGTTTCATGGATGACTTCGAGCCGGGCTTCATCTGCAACCACTCCGACGACCGGGGCCGCTACGCGTTCGACCAGCAGCCGCGCATCGGCCTGTGGAACCTCGCGTGCCTGGGCGAGGCGCTGCTCACCCTCCTCTCCGAGGACGAAGCCCGCGCGACGCTGGGCACCTACCAACCCACCTTCAACGCGCACTTCATGGACGTGATGCGCGCGAAGCTCGGCTTGCGCGAAGCCCAGGACGAGGACCGCGCGCTGGTGAGTGACCTGTTCGCGTGCATGGCCGAGGCCCGCGTGGACTACACGCGCTTCTTCCGCGCGCTGGGCGGGCTCGCCTCGGCGGACGGCGACGGCCCGAGTCCCGTGCGTGACATGTTCACCGCCCCCGAGGGCTTCGACGCGTGGGCCGCGCGCTACCGGGCGCGGCTGGCCGCCGAGGGC
This genomic window from Myxococcus hansupus contains:
- a CDS encoding DUF4442 domain-containing protein, producing the protein MLALDLVERLRQVSPSAANALLTVAVKNIIPLSAVMGIRVEDASDARAQASVPLKRRTRNHVKSVYLGVQVTVMELTMGLWLFRRFPPGRYLALVNELQVSFHAKAKGGVRAICEPPADVFTTLDAALQQKGDKAREWIPVRLEDFEGTHIADARFLAVLKKA
- a CDS encoding LysR family transcriptional regulator; the protein is MSLSAIDLNLLLVLDTVLTERSVARAARRLHVTPSAISNALARLRTALGDPLFARNGRGIVPTPRAAELAPVLARALRDLDHAVHGEAFNPATTTRQFSLAIADAGQMVRLPSIATRLAAEMPNASLRVVGIDTLLAGGGLAGGEVDVAIAVGEQSSGMHLEPLYRERTVLVARQAHPLVGDRVSAKVLATVRHVEVHVAPGKGYRGLPDAYARLGIPRDIALVVPSFSAAAAVVSETDWVATLPASLVARLGPRLGIRSVQGPVAPLSLTLNLWWHERTQTNPAMVAFRDLIRRATAPARTRSPSRPRKR
- a CDS encoding protein adenylyltransferase SelO — encoded protein: MATLEQLRFDNTYAHLPAGFGARVQPSPFPDAKLVSVNPSALKLLDLTPEEALRPEFVAALGGAQPLPGMEPFAMVYAGHQFGVYVPRLGDGRAILLGEVRNAAGAKWDLHLKGGGPTPFSRGGDGRAVLRSTIREYLCGEAMHGLGIPTTRGLGILGSHAPVYREAVETGAMLVRMAPSHVRFGTFEFFHYTEQTEHVATLADHVITEHFPHLAGQEGRFARFYAEVVERTARLIAQWQAVGFAHGVMNTDNMSILGLTLDYGPFGFMDDFEPGFICNHSDDRGRYAFDQQPRIGLWNLACLGEALLTLLSEDEARATLGTYQPTFNAHFMDVMRAKLGLREAQDEDRALVSDLFACMAEARVDYTRFFRALGGLASADGDGPSPVRDMFTAPEGFDAWAARYRARLAAEGSVDAERRARMDRVNPKYVLRNWVAQEAISRAEAGDFSVVDRLLGVLADPFAEHPDAEAYAAAPPVWGRHLAVSCSS
- the dps gene encoding DNA starvation/stationary phase protection protein Dps; the protein is MNFSSHVNLPADAREELIDSLNTLLADAIDLHWQVKQAHWNIRGRHFYSRHELFDDLAKHARKQADEFAERAGTLGGYAEGTIRLAAKNSELPEYDLKAVDGDDHLKALVDRFARYGASIRNGIHRSDELNDPVTSDLLTQTLGVVELDLWFLESHLNGQPRAGARAGGDVRAEGRSPNA
- a CDS encoding SDR family oxidoreductase — translated: MDGKVCLITGATGGIGLESAKALARMGATVVLVGRDPGRTEAAVATVKEAAPGAQVDWLRADLTSLKSVRALAQTFRERYSRLDVLLNNAGLIIDQRQVTEDGLEATLATNHFAPFLLTNLLLDVMKATGPARIITVSSDAHVAGKLDFNDLQSEKGYFGFRVYGASKLANILFTRALAKRLQGTQVTANCLHPGVVRTGFGHNTQGFFRHIVKLGAAFMLSAEKGARTSIYLASSPEVESVSGQYFYKCRPRKPSSAARNDADAERLWQVSEQLTGVKA
- a CDS encoding glutathione S-transferase family protein; the protein is MIDLYTFATPNGQKVSIALEELGLQYKTHVVDITKGEQFKPEFLAINPNNKIPAIVDHATQDHRPLTVFESGAILIYLAEKTGQLLPSNQRGRAEVMEWLMFQMGGVGPMFGQLNHFARFAPKKVPYGIERYHAESQRLVGVLNGKLGSGDYVAGRYSIADIALYPWVAGTRSYFPELFQGHSNVVQWLHRVGSRPAVERGMKVPQLNK